The Paenibacillus sophorae genome has a segment encoding these proteins:
- the argB gene encoding acetylglutamate kinase produces MTQSDAYETNSAGNERMFVMKCGGSTLTALPDSFFDELRHLQEDGVQPIIVHGGGPAISGNLARLGIESSFVNGLRVTTEEVLDVVEMTLSGSINKAIVRRIQGSGGRAIGLSGVDGNLITAAPVVNSDEVGLVGHVTGVKAEIIAGILALGYMPIIAPLGVDNVGQRYNINADTAAGAVASYMKSPQMIVVTDVPGILTTAEDGSKKVLPMVTVAEIDKMIDSGEIYGGMIPKVRAAVDCIQGSVSEVVIVDGKEPGVLSRVLSGETIGTRIVRE; encoded by the coding sequence ATGACGCAAAGCGATGCATATGAAACGAATAGCGCGGGCAATGAGAGAATGTTCGTGATGAAGTGCGGCGGCAGTACGCTGACCGCGCTTCCGGATTCTTTTTTTGACGAACTCCGGCATCTGCAGGAGGATGGTGTGCAGCCGATAATCGTTCACGGCGGCGGACCGGCGATATCGGGCAATCTGGCTCGTCTCGGCATTGAGAGCAGCTTTGTGAACGGCCTGCGGGTGACGACCGAGGAAGTGCTCGACGTTGTAGAGATGACGCTGTCCGGCAGCATCAATAAGGCGATTGTACGGCGAATTCAGGGGAGCGGCGGCAGAGCGATCGGCTTGTCCGGCGTAGATGGCAATCTCATTACGGCCGCTCCCGTGGTGAACAGTGACGAGGTAGGGCTTGTAGGCCATGTGACCGGGGTGAAAGCGGAAATTATAGCGGGCATTCTGGCGCTCGGGTATATGCCTATTATTGCGCCGCTTGGCGTGGACAATGTGGGCCAGCGGTACAATATTAACGCCGATACGGCTGCGGGAGCGGTCGCTTCCTACATGAAGTCGCCGCAAATGATTGTGGTGACCGATGTCCCGGGCATTTTGACGACTGCGGAAGATGGAAGCAAGAAGGTTCTGCCGATGGTGACGGTTGCCGAGATTGACAAGATGATCGACAGCGGCGAGATTTACGGGGGGATGATCCCCAAGGTCCGAGCCGCGGTGGACTGTATCCAGGGCAGTGTGTCCGAGGTCGTCATTGTCGACGGCAAGGAGCCGGGAGTGCTGAGCCGGGTGCTGTCCGGTGAAACCATCGGTACGCGGATCGTGCGAGAGTAA
- the argJ gene encoding bifunctional glutamate N-acetyltransferase/amino-acid acetyltransferase ArgJ, with protein sequence MSEKLYTVVEGGSITTPRGFTSGGLHCGLKKTDRNDLAAILCEVPATAAAVYTTNLFQAAPLKVTRESLGSGVLRAVVVNSGNANACTGEQGEADAYEMRAVAARHLGVSEDDVAVASTGVIGELLKMDRVRSGLAALPEKLSGDADGAEEFCQAILTTDLVKKECCVKIWIGDTEVLIAGAAKGSGMIHPNMATMLGFMTTDAAIGQEELQTLLRKATDTTFNMITVDGDTSTNDMLVAMASGLAGNEELNKLHPDWEAFEAAFTHVCRHLAMAIARDGEGATHLVEVQVNGAGDEAAARAIAKTVVGSSLVKSAIFGADANWGRIIAAVGRAGVPVSVDKVDISLGTIEVLRQSKPVAFDEAEALAYLQGDTTLITVNLADGEGNATAWGCDLTYDYVRINAAYRT encoded by the coding sequence ATGAGCGAGAAGCTGTACACCGTCGTGGAAGGCGGAAGCATAACGACACCGAGAGGATTTACATCCGGAGGCCTGCACTGCGGCTTGAAAAAAACCGACCGCAACGATCTCGCCGCCATACTGTGCGAGGTGCCGGCGACGGCTGCGGCGGTATATACGACGAACCTGTTCCAGGCTGCTCCTCTTAAGGTAACACGGGAAAGCCTCGGCAGCGGAGTTCTTCGGGCTGTTGTTGTCAACAGCGGCAATGCCAATGCCTGTACTGGAGAACAGGGCGAGGCCGATGCCTATGAGATGCGGGCGGTCGCCGCACGGCACTTGGGCGTAAGCGAGGACGATGTGGCGGTTGCATCGACGGGAGTTATTGGCGAGCTGTTGAAGATGGACCGCGTACGCAGCGGCTTGGCCGCTCTACCGGAGAAGCTCTCTGGTGATGCGGACGGAGCGGAGGAGTTCTGCCAGGCGATTTTGACCACCGATTTGGTGAAAAAGGAATGCTGCGTGAAGATATGGATCGGGGATACGGAAGTCCTAATCGCCGGCGCTGCGAAGGGTTCTGGCATGATTCATCCGAATATGGCCACCATGCTCGGCTTTATGACGACGGATGCCGCCATTGGGCAGGAGGAGCTTCAGACGCTGCTGCGCAAGGCAACGGATACGACCTTCAATATGATTACCGTGGACGGGGATACAAGTACGAACGATATGCTGGTTGCGATGGCCAGCGGTCTGGCCGGAAACGAGGAGCTGAATAAGCTGCATCCGGATTGGGAGGCTTTTGAAGCGGCGTTTACGCATGTGTGCCGCCATCTTGCTATGGCGATTGCCAGAGACGGCGAGGGCGCAACCCATTTGGTTGAGGTGCAGGTTAACGGCGCGGGCGACGAGGCGGCGGCGCGTGCGATTGCGAAGACTGTGGTAGGCTCCAGCCTGGTGAAATCCGCCATATTCGGTGCGGATGCGAACTGGGGGCGGATTATTGCCGCAGTCGGCAGAGCGGGCGTTCCGGTATCGGTCGACAAGGTGGATATATCGCTTGGCACGATCGAGGTGCTTCGCCAGTCGAAGCCGGTGGCATTTGATGAAGCGGAAGCCTTGGCCTATTTGCAGGGGGATACTACACTTATTACCGTGAATTTGGCTGACGGCGAGGGTAACGCCACGGCATGGGGCTGCGATCTGACGTATGATTATGTGCGGATTAACGCCGCATACCGGACTTAA
- the argC gene encoding N-acetyl-gamma-glutamyl-phosphate reductase — protein MTVEGKLRAAIVGSTGYGGVELIRLLQGHPKVEITSVISSSSAGAPIEEGFPHLTGVLSRNLDGVDAAEMKERADVVFTATPAGVSAKLVPQLLEAGLKVVDLSGDFRLKDGGEYERWYKHPAPQESYLEQAVYGLCEVFGERVAGAEFISNPGCYPTATLLGLIPAVKAGWIKSDSIIVDAKSGVSGAGRGVNVGVHYAEVNENFKAYKINKHQHIPEIEQALTEIAGEAVTVTFTTHLVPMTRGIMTTIYAGMTGDYSEQDFIELYRSYYEGRSFVRVRNAGIWPATKEVSGSNYCDIGFAADARTGRITIISVIDNLVKGAAGQAIQNLNLMMGWEETLGLGYTPVYP, from the coding sequence ATGACGGTGGAAGGCAAGTTAAGGGCGGCAATCGTGGGATCAACAGGCTATGGAGGCGTGGAGCTGATCAGGCTTCTGCAGGGTCATCCGAAGGTTGAAATTACTTCAGTAATCTCCTCTTCTAGCGCGGGGGCGCCGATTGAAGAAGGATTTCCACATTTGACCGGCGTGCTCAGCAGGAATCTGGACGGAGTGGATGCGGCGGAGATGAAGGAGAGGGCGGATGTCGTATTCACGGCAACGCCGGCCGGCGTCAGCGCCAAGCTGGTTCCGCAGCTGCTGGAGGCGGGGCTTAAGGTCGTTGATCTGTCCGGCGATTTCCGGCTGAAAGACGGCGGCGAATACGAACGCTGGTATAAACATCCGGCACCGCAGGAGAGTTATTTGGAGCAGGCGGTTTACGGGCTGTGTGAGGTATTCGGAGAACGTGTGGCAGGCGCGGAGTTCATCTCCAATCCGGGCTGCTATCCGACAGCGACGCTGCTTGGTCTGATTCCGGCGGTTAAAGCAGGATGGATCAAATCGGACAGCATCATCGTCGACGCGAAATCGGGCGTATCGGGTGCTGGACGCGGAGTGAATGTGGGCGTTCATTATGCGGAAGTAAATGAGAATTTCAAAGCTTATAAGATCAACAAGCATCAGCATATTCCTGAAATCGAGCAGGCTCTTACGGAGATTGCCGGGGAAGCGGTGACGGTAACATTCACCACCCATCTCGTTCCGATGACGCGGGGGATTATGACCACGATCTATGCGGGGATGACCGGGGATTACAGCGAGCAGGACTTTATAGAATTGTATCGCAGCTATTATGAGGGCAGATCTTTTGTCCGGGTGCGTAATGCGGGAATCTGGCCGGCGACCAAGGAAGTCAGCGGATCGAATTATTGCGACATCGGATTTGCTGCGGATGCCCGTACTGGCCGAATCACAATTATTTCGGTTATCGACAATCTTGTGAAAGGCGCCGCTGGGCAGGCGATTCAGAATCTCAATTTAATGATGGGATGGGAGGAAACCCTTGGGCTCGGTTACACGCCTGTGTATCCGTAA
- a CDS encoding YitT family protein — translation MSKIKTRGKPPLIPLNGPLRHLADTIMITVGSLITALAFNLFMLPNRIASGGVSGLSVLAESWFGAEPAFTQWALNIPLFILGVLILGRNYGLRSLLGSFVLPLFIYLTKDGPVPTTNPLLASIYGGIGVGLGLGLVFRGRGSTGGLTILAQIIQKVTGLSFSMSVVLLDGTVITLAAFVLGMEQAMYALIGLFVTGRVIDALEVGFSYTKVAYIISDHTEAISEAILNDLDRGLTKLEAQGGYTGDNRTVLMVAVGQNETTRLKAIVRSVDADAFVIISDAHEVLGKGFKREA, via the coding sequence ATGTCCAAAATAAAGACACGGGGTAAGCCGCCGCTAATCCCGCTGAACGGACCACTCCGTCATCTAGCGGATACAATAATGATTACCGTCGGCTCGCTCATTACCGCGCTCGCCTTCAACTTGTTCATGCTGCCTAATCGGATTGCTTCCGGCGGCGTATCGGGCTTGTCCGTCTTGGCGGAGTCGTGGTTCGGAGCGGAGCCGGCTTTTACCCAGTGGGCGCTCAACATCCCGCTATTCATACTTGGTGTGCTCATCCTGGGCCGGAACTATGGGCTCCGGTCGCTGCTAGGCAGTTTTGTACTCCCGTTATTTATTTATTTGACCAAAGACGGTCCAGTGCCGACTACCAATCCACTGCTGGCCTCTATCTACGGAGGAATTGGTGTCGGCCTCGGTCTGGGCCTTGTGTTCCGCGGACGCGGCTCGACAGGGGGCCTTACGATTCTGGCGCAGATTATCCAGAAGGTGACCGGTCTTAGCTTCTCCATGTCCGTCGTCCTGCTGGATGGCACGGTTATTACGCTGGCGGCATTCGTACTGGGGATGGAGCAGGCGATGTACGCGCTGATTGGTCTGTTCGTAACGGGCAGAGTGATCGACGCGCTGGAAGTGGGCTTCAGCTATACGAAGGTGGCCTACATCATTTCGGATCATACAGAGGCGATCTCCGAAGCGATTCTGAATGATTTGGACCGTGGCTTGACGAAGCTGGAGGCTCAAGGCGGATATACCGGCGACAACCGCACAGTGCTGATGGTGGCAGTTGGGCAGAATGAGACAACCCGTCTCAAAGCGATTGTCCGCTCGGTAGATGCTGACGCCTTCGTCATTATCAGCGACGCCCATGAGGTGCTGGGCAAAGGGTTCAAGAGAGAAGCGTAG
- the prfB gene encoding peptide chain release factor 2 (programmed frameshift): MIDPSIKQDLREIGKKLTNLRGSLDLDLKQEMIANFEEKMAAPDFWDDNEKAQGVIAEMNAVKSGVDQYQKLQQEYDDALLMAELAEEEGDEELAAEIGTNVSALTGKLEEFELQLLLNQPYDKLNAILELHPGAGGTESQDWGQMLLRMYTRWAEKRGFKVEVLDYLPGDEAGIKSVTLLIKGYNAYGYLKAEKGVHRLVRISPFDASGRRHTSFVSCDVVPEINEDIDIEIRTEDLKIDTYRATGAGGQHINTTDSAVRITHQPTGIVVTCQNERSQIKNRERAMTMLRSKLYERKLEEQQRELDEIRGEQSDIAWGSQIRSYVFHPYSMVKDHRTSVETGNVGSVMDGDLDAFIDGYLRSQIKTEAE; this comes from the exons ATGATTGATCCTAGTATAAAGCAAGACTTGCGCGAAATCGGCAAGAAATTAACTAACCTTAGGGGGTCTCTT GACTTAGACCTCAAGCAGGAGATGATCGCCAACTTCGAGGAGAAGATGGCCGCTCCGGATTTCTGGGATGACAATGAGAAGGCGCAGGGCGTTATTGCTGAAATGAACGCTGTTAAATCCGGCGTGGACCAGTATCAGAAGCTGCAGCAGGAATATGACGACGCGCTGCTTATGGCCGAACTCGCCGAGGAAGAAGGCGACGAGGAACTGGCTGCTGAAATCGGAACGAATGTATCGGCGCTGACGGGCAAGCTGGAGGAATTTGAGCTTCAACTCCTGCTCAATCAGCCTTACGATAAACTGAATGCCATTCTGGAGCTTCATCCGGGCGCAGGCGGAACAGAATCCCAGGATTGGGGCCAGATGCTGCTCAGAATGTATACCCGGTGGGCGGAGAAGCGCGGCTTTAAGGTGGAGGTTTTGGACTATCTGCCAGGAGATGAAGCCGGAATCAAAAGCGTAACGCTGCTGATCAAAGGCTACAACGCATACGGTTACTTGAAAGCGGAAAAAGGCGTTCACCGTCTGGTCCGCATTTCCCCATTCGACGCTTCCGGCCGCCGGCATACATCCTTCGTATCCTGCGACGTGGTTCCGGAAATCAATGAAGACATCGATATCGAGATCCGCACCGAGGATCTGAAGATCGATACGTACCGGGCTACCGGCGCGGGCGGACAGCATATTAATACGACCGATTCAGCGGTCCGGATTACCCACCAGCCGACCGGGATAGTCGTTACCTGCCAGAATGAACGCTCCCAGATCAAGAACCGGGAGCGCGCGATGACGATGCTTCGTTCCAAGCTGTACGAGCGCAAGCTGGAAGAACAGCAGCGCGAGCTGGATGAAATCCGCGGTGAGCAGTCGGATATTGCTTGGGGCAGCCAAATTCGTTCCTATGTCTTCCATCCGTACAGCATGGTCAAGGACCACCGAACCTCTGTGGAGACGGGCAATGTCGGTTCCGTGATGGACGGTGATCTGGATGCCTTTATCGATGGATATCTACGCAGCCAGATCAAGACTGAGGCCGAATAA